The following coding sequences are from one Brienomyrus brachyistius isolate T26 chromosome 15, BBRACH_0.4, whole genome shotgun sequence window:
- the LOC125708544 gene encoding proprotein convertase subtilisin/kexin type 4-like isoform X8, with protein sequence MKLLWFGPAVLGLCIACAGRLVCTNSWAAHFNGTPEHIQRFAGKLGFHSLGKDPETSYNMSSNDPNPEPRYTPMKVNRHVGGVTSLASNRVCGVGVAYQATNGGIQVLDSHVTDLAKAKSPIFNQQHTDICSASWGPEDKGGIVKGPSTLANEVLMRGASRVLCISAAMLLRGLPLNVHGDLGSIYVWGCGNSGTSRGNCNLGCYTSSIHMLSVSSTTESGKSPFYIELCAAFLTAAYSGSSLHHRTVVGTSASARLVAWITALVLEANPALTWRDVQHTTIQPSRPSHLRSDDWQTNGVGRPVSYMGT encoded by the exons ATGAAATTACTATGGTTTGGGCCAGCTgtgctcggtctgtgtatcgCTTGCGCAGGAAGACTCGTTTGCACCAACAGCTGGGCGGCGCATTTCAACGGCACCCCCGAGCACATCCAGAGGTTCGCAGGAAAGCTGGGATTTCACAGTCTGGGGAAG GATCCAGAGACCAGCTACAACATGAGCAGCAATGATCCCAACCCAGAACCTAGATACACGCCAATGAAAGTAAACCG GCATGTTGGGGGAGTGACCTCATTGGCCAGTAACAGAGTATGTGGAGTGGGCGTGGCATATCAGGCTacaaatggtg GAATCCAGGTGCTTGACAGTCACGTGACTGACTTAGCAAAGGCCAAGTCTCCCATCTTCAACCAGCAGCACACTGATATCTGCAGTGCCAGCTGGGGGCCCGAAGATAAGGGAGGAATAGTGAAGGGGCCAAGCACCCTGGCCAACGAGGTGTTAATGCGGGGAGCAAGCAGGGTATTATGCATTTCAGCTGCCATGCTGTTACGGGGTTTGCCTCTGAAT GTCCATGGTGATTTGGGTTCCATTTACGTCTGGGGCTGTGGCAACAGTGGCACAAGCCGCGGTAACTGCAACCTCGGCTGCTACACCAGCAGCATACACATGCTGTCTGTCAGCAGCACCACGGAGAGCGGGAAATCGCCCTTCTATATCGAGCTGTGTGCTGCCTTTCTAACCGCCGCCTACAGTGGGAGCAGCCTGCATCACCGCACAGTC GTTGGCACTTCAGCATCTGCCCGTCTGGTTGCCTGGATCACCGCACTGGTTTTAGAGGCAAA CCCTGCACTAACCTGGCGTGACGTGCAGCATACAACAATCCAGCCTTCTAGACCTTCACACCTCAGATCAGATGACTGGCAAACAAATGGTGTTGGTAGACCTG TGAGCTACATGGGAACCTAA
- the LOC125708544 gene encoding furin-like isoform X7: protein MKLLWFGPAVLGLCIACAGRLVCTNSWAAHFNGTPEHIQRFAGKLGFHSLGKDPETSYNMSSNDPNPEPRYTPMKVNRHVGGVTSLASNRVCGVGVAYQATNGGIQVLDSHVTDLAKAKSPIFNQQHTDICSASWGPEDKGGIVKGPSTLANEVLMRGASRVLCISAAMLLRGLPLNVHGDLGSIYVWGCGNSGTSRGNCNLGCYTSSIHMLSVSSTTESGKSPFYIELCAAFLTAAYSGSSLHHRTVVGTSASARLVAWITALVLEANPALTWRDVQHTTIQPSRPSHLRSDDWQTNGVGRPVSHYYGYGLLNAGKLVHLARKWKAVHPQRKCMSDVITRPL from the exons ATGAAATTACTATGGTTTGGGCCAGCTgtgctcggtctgtgtatcgCTTGCGCAGGAAGACTCGTTTGCACCAACAGCTGGGCGGCGCATTTCAACGGCACCCCCGAGCACATCCAGAGGTTCGCAGGAAAGCTGGGATTTCACAGTCTGGGGAAG GATCCAGAGACCAGCTACAACATGAGCAGCAATGATCCCAACCCAGAACCTAGATACACGCCAATGAAAGTAAACCG GCATGTTGGGGGAGTGACCTCATTGGCCAGTAACAGAGTATGTGGAGTGGGCGTGGCATATCAGGCTacaaatggtg GAATCCAGGTGCTTGACAGTCACGTGACTGACTTAGCAAAGGCCAAGTCTCCCATCTTCAACCAGCAGCACACTGATATCTGCAGTGCCAGCTGGGGGCCCGAAGATAAGGGAGGAATAGTGAAGGGGCCAAGCACCCTGGCCAACGAGGTGTTAATGCGGGGAGCAAGCAGGGTATTATGCATTTCAGCTGCCATGCTGTTACGGGGTTTGCCTCTGAAT GTCCATGGTGATTTGGGTTCCATTTACGTCTGGGGCTGTGGCAACAGTGGCACAAGCCGCGGTAACTGCAACCTCGGCTGCTACACCAGCAGCATACACATGCTGTCTGTCAGCAGCACCACGGAGAGCGGGAAATCGCCCTTCTATATCGAGCTGTGTGCTGCCTTTCTAACCGCCGCCTACAGTGGGAGCAGCCTGCATCACCGCACAGTC GTTGGCACTTCAGCATCTGCCCGTCTGGTTGCCTGGATCACCGCACTGGTTTTAGAGGCAAA CCCTGCACTAACCTGGCGTGACGTGCAGCATACAACAATCCAGCCTTCTAGACCTTCACACCTCAGATCAGATGACTGGCAAACAAATGGTGTTGGTAGACCTG TCAGCCATTATTATGGGTATGGACTTCTTAATGCTGGGAAGCTGGTCCACCTGGCCAGGAAATGGAAAGCTGTCCATCCACAGAGGAAGTGCATGAGTGATGTCATCACCCGGCCTCTGTAA
- the ndufs7 gene encoding NADH dehydrogenase [ubiquinone] iron-sulfur protein 7, mitochondrial, whose amino-acid sequence MANVVVPCLCRFGSFSLRPSTAAIIHKKYVHQRSNTEFANSLIPVREKSSAVAPKSAAAPSSKGEYVIAKLDDLVNWARRSSLWPMTFGLACCAVEMMHMAAPRYDMDRFGVVFRASPRQADVMIVAGTLTNKMAPALRKVYDQMPEPRYVISMGSCANGGGYYHYSYAVVRGCDRVVPVDIYVPGCPPTAEALLYGTLQLQKKIKREKRLRIWYRK is encoded by the exons ATGGCGAACGTTGTCG TTCCCTGCCTGTGCAGGTTTGGGTCATTTTCTCTGAG GCCCAGTACTGCTGCTATTATCCATAAGAAGTACGTTCACCAGAGATCAAACACTGAGTTTGCAAACAG CCTGATTCCGGTGAGAGAAAAAAGCAGTGCAGTAGCCCCCAAGTCTGCGGCCGCACCGAGCAGCAAAGGAGAGTATGTCATCGCCAAACTGGATGACCTGGTGAACTGGGCGCGCAGG AGCTCCCTGTGGCCCATGACGTTTGGCCTCGCCTGCTGCGCTGTGGAAATGATGCACATGGCAGCACCTCGCTACGACATGGACCGCTTCGGAGTGGTGTTCAGGGCCAGTCCCAGGCAGGCGGACGTCATGATAGTCGCTGGGACCCTGACAAATAAGATGGCCCCTGCACTTCGcaag GTGTATGACCAGATGCCAGAACCTAGATATGTTATTTCAATGGGAAG CTGCGCTAATGGTGGGGGCTATTACCACTATTCCTACGCTGTGGTGCGAGGTTGTGACCGTGTCGTGCCTGTAGACATTTACGTTCCAG GCTGCCCCCCCACGGCGGAAGCTCTACTCTACGGCACTCTGCAGCTGCAGAAGAAGATAAAGCGTGAGAAGAGGCTGAGGATTTGGTATCGCAAGTAA